One Synergistaceae bacterium DNA window includes the following coding sequences:
- the efp gene encoding elongation factor P, translating into MAQVADTTTFYVGLKLRWQGGIWEIVEYDHHKMGRGGAVVRTKLRNVETGSIVENSFKPGEKFERIIYEDKPAQYSYRDGKDYVFMDLATYEEMRLSPEILGDAAKYLVDDMEIQIEYFEGKVMGIELPKSVTMKVVDTPPAFKGDTVTGGGKPATLETGLVVTVPVFVEPGEMVVVDTRTGAYLERAKK; encoded by the coding sequence ATGGCACAGGTAGCAGACACTACTACATTTTATGTTGGCTTAAAGCTCCGCTGGCAGGGCGGAATCTGGGAGATCGTAGAATATGACCATCACAAAATGGGCAGGGGCGGTGCAGTCGTCCGCACAAAGCTCCGCAACGTTGAGACCGGCTCAATCGTGGAAAACTCGTTCAAGCCCGGCGAAAAGTTCGAGCGCATAATCTACGAGGACAAGCCCGCGCAGTATTCCTACAGGGACGGCAAAGACTATGTATTCATGGATCTTGCGACATACGAGGAAATGAGGCTGTCCCCCGAAATTCTCGGAGACGCGGCCAAATATCTCGTTGACGACATGGAAATACAGATAGAATACTTTGAGGGCAAAGTCATGGGCATAGAGCTTCCCAAGAGCGTAACAATGAAAGTTGTTGACACTCCGCCCGCGTTCAAAGGCGACACGGTTACAGGAGGCGGAAAGCCTGCGACTCTTGAGACTGGACTCGTTGTTACGGTGCCGGTGTTTGTTGAGCCGGGAGAAATGGTTGTTGTTGACACACGCACAGGCGCATATCTTGAGCGCGCAAAGAAATAA
- a CDS encoding Asp23/Gls24 family envelope stress response protein, translated as MPDSDDRKSLNGGMIHISEDVIAELARKTIQGIPNIKTAGLASKFSIGRRSGGIRVSVEHNQGSVSVDAYVLVKYGQRIPDLAWDVQEKIKDNLERYTGYDVKAVNVNVQGIYTSAGDNIGIDIETEKNPSPDEEAD; from the coding sequence ATGCCTGACTCAGACGACAGGAAGTCCCTGAACGGCGGAATGATTCACATCTCGGAGGACGTAATAGCCGAGCTTGCCCGCAAAACGATTCAGGGGATACCCAACATAAAGACAGCCGGACTCGCGTCAAAGTTCAGCATAGGCCGCCGGAGCGGTGGAATCCGCGTGTCAGTCGAACACAATCAGGGAAGCGTTTCGGTTGATGCTTATGTTCTCGTGAAATACGGCCAGAGGATTCCCGATCTTGCGTGGGACGTTCAGGAGAAAATCAAAGATAACCTCGAACGCTACACAGGCTATGACGTTAAAGCGGTGAACGTGAACGTGCAGGGAATATACACATCTGCCGGGGACAATATCGGGATTGACATTGAGACGGAAAAGAATCCCTCTCCTGATGAGGAGGCAGACTAG
- a CDS encoding transcription antitermination factor NusB, with protein sequence MPGISKKFIGKKFAALHRSREMALQFLCSLDICPEQDFSQSLELFMSLDVNQDDPPDVKERCRTLSAEVWSRKSEIDGILLRVVTGWRPERMVTVDRTILRMMILEGFLLKTLPVGSAITEAGNLAGDYGTKDSPRFVKGIIYKVSKYFEENENAGN encoded by the coding sequence ATGCCGGGAATCAGTAAGAAATTTATCGGGAAGAAATTCGCGGCTCTTCACCGTTCGCGTGAGATGGCCTTGCAGTTTCTCTGCTCGCTTGACATTTGCCCGGAGCAGGATTTCTCGCAGTCATTGGAGCTGTTTATGAGTCTTGACGTGAATCAGGATGACCCGCCTGACGTGAAGGAGCGATGCCGGACTCTTTCGGCTGAAGTATGGAGCAGAAAATCAGAGATTGACGGAATATTACTGCGAGTTGTAACGGGCTGGCGGCCTGAAAGAATGGTTACCGTTGACCGCACTATTCTGCGTATGATGATTCTTGAGGGGTTCCTGCTGAAGACTCTCCCGGTAGGCTCTGCGATAACTGAGGCTGGGAATCTCGCGGGTGATTACGGGACAAAGGACTCTCCGCGTTTCGTGAAGGGGATAATCTACAAGGTCTCGAAATACTTTGAGGAGAACGAGAATGCCGGCAATTGA